A part of Methanohalobium evestigatum Z-7303 genomic DNA contains:
- a CDS encoding OB-fold nucleic acid binding domain-containing protein yields the protein MEKEGKIIVVLIAMALSSLSIAYITFFPANNGLQEYSDSSNIGEEVYLEGTVLGKHVTYNGDHLILNLKWNSGLVKVFVPNSNGAETLDKKINKGFYIHVEGAVDKYKGKREIIIQQKNDISVVEHPQ from the coding sequence ATGGAGAAAGAAGGGAAGATAATTGTAGTGCTTATTGCAATGGCTCTTTCTTCTCTTTCTATAGCCTACATTACTTTCTTTCCTGCAAATAATGGTCTTCAGGAATACAGCGATTCTTCAAATATCGGTGAAGAAGTATATCTTGAAGGAACTGTACTTGGAAAACATGTCACATATAATGGAGACCATCTAATTTTAAATTTAAAATGGAACTCCGGTTTGGTCAAAGTATTTGTTCCAAACAGCAACGGTGCAGAAACCTTAGATAAAAAAATAAACAAAGGTTTTTATATCCATGTTGAGGGTGCAGTGGACAAATACAAAGGAAAAAGAGAAATCATAATCCAACAAAAAAACGATATTTCAGTTGTTGAACATCCCCAATAA
- a CDS encoding universal stress protein, whose protein sequence is MSNNKHYADILIATDGSEYSKMAVNSGIKFAKSFGAKVHAIYVINVRWEREVYNYLRKKGEQATNEVKQLGDKNNVEVKTQLLEGDPAEQIIDYAENNDIDLIVMGTHGESGISRFLMGSVAQKVVRKSSTEVLISKI, encoded by the coding sequence ATGAGCAATAATAAACATTATGCAGATATATTGATTGCTACCGATGGATCAGAATATTCCAAAATGGCGGTGAATTCAGGAATAAAATTCGCCAAATCATTCGGTGCCAAAGTACATGCAATCTATGTTATAAACGTACGATGGGAGAGGGAAGTTTATAATTATCTTAGAAAAAAAGGAGAACAGGCAACAAATGAGGTTAAGCAGTTAGGTGATAAAAACAATGTAGAAGTTAAAACCCAGCTCCTTGAGGGTGACCCAGCTGAACAAATCATCGATTATGCGGAAAATAACGACATCGACCTGATAGTAATGGGTACACACGGTGAATCAGGAATAAGCAGATTTTTGATGGGGAGTGTCGCACAGAAAGTTGTCAGAAAATCCAGCACAGAAGTGCTTATATCTAAAATATAA
- a CDS encoding universal stress protein encodes MENKSYDKILIATDGSINSEGAIDSGLEIARLSGAKVYALYVMAPTGFTLRGTQEAWVKEVYNELSKEGKEATEYIKQLGEDYGLEVEAVMLEGNPNEMIIDFADENEIDLIAMGTHGKTGLQKFLIGSVAEKVVRNSNKEVLVVRGPNPNPEVLKQKKEKIKEMVRSKQDVYKPNVSEKRDNFPNVR; translated from the coding sequence ATGGAAAATAAATCATATGATAAAATCTTGATAGCAACTGATGGTTCAATAAATTCTGAAGGGGCAATTGATTCAGGTCTTGAGATTGCAAGGCTGAGTGGGGCGAAAGTATATGCATTATATGTCATGGCTCCTACTGGATTTACACTCAGAGGTACACAGGAAGCATGGGTAAAAGAGGTATACAATGAATTAAGCAAAGAGGGGAAAGAAGCAACAGAGTATATAAAACAACTCGGAGAAGACTATGGTTTAGAAGTAGAAGCCGTTATGCTGGAAGGAAACCCAAATGAAATGATTATTGATTTTGCAGATGAAAATGAAATCGATTTAATAGCAATGGGTACTCATGGTAAAACCGGTCTACAAAAATTTTTAATCGGGAGTGTAGCTGAAAAGGTCGTAAGAAACTCCAATAAAGAAGTTCTTGTTGTAAGAGGCCCCAATCCAAACCCTGAAGTATTAAAACAGAAAAAAGAAAAAATTAAAGAAATGGTACGCAGCAAACAAGACGTTTATAAACCGAATGTGAGTGAAAAAAGGGATAATTTCCCAAACGTAAGATAA
- a CDS encoding J domain-containing protein, whose product MKDDDLDPDKIYEASKVLNLNEKATMKEIKESYRRLIKKWHPDKCQQNPDICKAKTEEIINAYRIIIKYCHYQKYSFKKEDIISNLPIEKQMDEDWKNRFGNDPLWG is encoded by the coding sequence ATGAAAGATGATGATTTGGACCCTGATAAGATCTATGAGGCATCAAAAGTATTGAATTTAAACGAAAAAGCTACAATGAAAGAAATAAAAGAATCATACCGCAGATTAATAAAAAAATGGCATCCGGATAAGTGTCAGCAAAATCCAGATATTTGTAAAGCTAAAACTGAAGAAATAATCAATGCATATAGAATCATCATTAAATATTGTCATTACCAAAAGTATTCATTTAAAAAAGAAGACATAATCAGTAATTTACCAATTGAAAAACAGATGGACGAAGATTGGAAAAACCGTTTTGGTAATGATCCTTTATGGGGATAA
- a CDS encoding class I SAM-dependent methyltransferase: MGTGRFAKPLGIEEGVEPSYNMGKIAKSRGIKVYSGTAEELPLNNNSYDFVLMVTTLCFLDNLEKSFSEVYRILKEHGRFIIGFIDKDSPIGKKYLESKNESTFYKHADFYSTDDVLRLLKKFNFKDIDVLQTIFGNPEDIKDIQEFKRGYGEGVFVVVVSEKQGGIR, encoded by the coding sequence ATAGGTACTGGAAGATTTGCCAAACCTTTAGGTATTGAAGAAGGTGTTGAACCCTCATATAATATGGGAAAAATAGCTAAAAGTAGAGGAATTAAAGTATATAGTGGAACAGCTGAAGAACTGCCATTGAATAATAATAGTTATGATTTTGTATTAATGGTGACTACTTTATGTTTTCTTGATAATTTAGAGAAGTCCTTTTCGGAAGTCTACAGAATTTTAAAAGAACATGGACGCTTTATTATTGGATTTATAGATAAAGACAGTCCTATAGGCAAAAAATATCTTGAATCTAAAAACGAAAGTACATTTTATAAACACGCTGATTTTTATTCGACTGATGATGTCCTACGTTTATTGAAAAAATTCAATTTTAAGGATATTGATGTATTACAGACCATATTTGGAAATCCAGAAGATATCAAAGATATTCAAGAATTTAAAAGAGGATATGGAGAAGGCGTTTTTGTAGTTGTCGTTTCTGAGAAACAGGGAGGTATTCGATGA
- a CDS encoding ferritin family protein: protein MEKTIENLKKAFTGESLARNRYTNFAKLAKE from the coding sequence TTGGAGAAAACCATAGAGAACTTGAAAAAAGCATTCACAGGCGAAAGTCTTGCAAGGAACCGATATACCAATTTTGCAAAACTTGCTAAAGAATAA
- a CDS encoding 3-isopropylmalate dehydratase large subunit, with protein MSEKIFSRASGEQVKADEFVIADVDYAMAHDGTSILAVKSFRDMGVEKVWNPERIVIPFDHLAPANTEITASLQNDIRNWINDQQIEHFYEIGYGVCHQVLPENGFAMPGKLLVGADSHTCTYGAFGSFATGVGATDMAEIFASGKLWFKVPESIKITVDGTLKNHVYAKDLTLYIIGKMGSAGATYKAVEFYGDVIENLSMSGRMTLCNMAIEMGAKTGIVPPDDKTFEYLKNRAVEDYEPVYSDEDAIYSEEYHINADELEPQVAKPHSVDNVANVTDVSGTKVDQVFIGTCTNGRLEDLEVAAEILKGKKVSVRTIIVPASRSTMIEAVNNGTAEILLDAGATFGTPGCGPCLGGHMGVIGEGEVCVSTANRNFKGRMGKGGYIYLASPATAAASAITGEIADPRDI; from the coding sequence ATAAGTGAAAAAATATTCAGCCGTGCATCAGGGGAACAGGTAAAAGCTGATGAATTTGTCATTGCAGATGTGGATTATGCAATGGCACATGATGGTACAAGCATTCTTGCAGTAAAATCTTTCAGGGACATGGGGGTTGAAAAGGTATGGAATCCCGAAAGAATAGTGATACCCTTTGACCATCTTGCTCCTGCAAATACAGAAATAACTGCATCACTTCAAAATGATATTAGAAACTGGATTAATGACCAGCAGATAGAACATTTTTATGAAATCGGATATGGTGTATGTCATCAAGTATTACCCGAAAATGGATTCGCTATGCCGGGTAAGTTGCTCGTTGGTGCGGATTCTCATACCTGTACATACGGTGCATTTGGATCTTTTGCTACTGGTGTAGGTGCGACCGATATGGCGGAAATTTTTGCGTCTGGAAAGCTCTGGTTTAAAGTTCCTGAAAGTATCAAAATAACTGTTGATGGGACTCTTAAAAATCATGTTTATGCAAAAGACCTGACTTTGTATATAATTGGTAAAATGGGTTCTGCTGGTGCTACCTATAAAGCTGTTGAATTTTACGGTGATGTAATAGAAAACCTGTCAATGTCTGGACGTATGACCCTTTGCAATATGGCTATTGAAATGGGTGCCAAAACTGGAATAGTGCCTCCTGATGATAAAACATTTGAATACTTAAAAAACAGAGCTGTTGAAGACTACGAACCTGTTTATTCAGATGAAGATGCGATTTATTCAGAAGAATATCATATAAATGCTGATGAACTTGAACCACAGGTAGCCAAACCGCATTCGGTTGATAATGTTGCCAATGTCACTGATGTTTCGGGAACAAAGGTAGATCAGGTGTTTATAGGAACATGCACAAACGGGAGATTGGAAGACCTTGAAGTTGCTGCTGAAATACTTAAAGGAAAAAAGGTAAGTGTCAGAACAATTATTGTACCAGCGTCCCGTTCCACTATGATAGAAGCTGTTAATAATGGTACGGCTGAAATACTGCTTGATGCAGGAGCAACATTTGGTACTCCAGGTTGTGGACCATGCCTTGGTGGACATATGGGCGTCATAGGTGAAGGTGAGGTATGCGTCTCAACCGCAAACAGGAACTTTAAAGGACGAATGGGAAAAGGCGGGTATATATACCTTGCATCACCTGCAACTGCAGCTGCATCAGCTATAACGGGTGAAATTGCAGACCCAAGAGATATTTAA
- a CDS encoding transcriptional regulator has protein sequence MEDGDEVMLDDKKYEMVEILRKINMTRPVALTLACLSDGYELTSRSIEKATGLRQPEVSIAMRYLLDNEWVEIREEKKNEGKGRPIKLYRLVVPLDTIINNIENDILSQNKSILENIERLKNLS, from the coding sequence ATGGAAGATGGCGATGAAGTAATGTTGGATGATAAAAAGTATGAGATGGTGGAAATTCTTAGGAAAATAAATATGACCAGACCGGTGGCATTAACGCTTGCCTGTTTATCGGATGGTTATGAACTCACCTCTCGCAGTATTGAGAAAGCTACAGGATTAAGACAGCCCGAAGTAAGCATAGCAATGCGCTATCTTCTTGATAATGAATGGGTTGAAATCAGGGAAGAAAAGAAAAATGAAGGTAAAGGGCGTCCTATTAAGTTATACAGACTTGTTGTTCCTCTTGACACTATAATCAACAATATAGAAAACGATATCCTGTCCCAGAACAAATCTATTCTTGAAAATATTGAGCGTCTCAAAAACCTTTCCTGA
- a CDS encoding sugar phosphate nucleotidyltransferase, with amino-acid sequence MKACIMCGGKGTRLHPLTFERPKPSIPVLNKPILTHLIEHLSKEGFTEIVVTLGYMGHMIEEQLGDGRMFGVHINYVYEHKKLGTAGSVKNAEHLLGNEPFIVLSGDHVLNLNLREMFRFHETTGDSMITIGLLSIDDPREFGIADMDVNNKVHRFLEKPDSGEIFSNLASTGIYVCDPEIFNYIPEDTQYDFAKDVFPKLMSSGKDISGFLVYGEWTDVGNPAAYRAAQRWMLASLTGTSIMGRFNTKNARISGPLKIDNNVTIGSNSSLVGPIVIGENTEIGDNVLISPYTVIGSNCVIENNARIFSSYIFNNVKIGQNTNASGAVIDNDVSVGQNTSLENGTVLGAKVTIGDNATIHSNVKIWPEIDVSDSENVTTSLINPEYHES; translated from the coding sequence ATGAAAGCGTGTATAATGTGTGGAGGAAAAGGAACAAGGCTTCATCCTTTAACGTTTGAGCGACCAAAACCAAGCATACCTGTTTTGAATAAACCGATTTTGACCCATTTGATTGAGCACCTGTCAAAAGAGGGTTTTACAGAGATTGTTGTTACCCTTGGATATATGGGTCACATGATAGAAGAACAGCTTGGAGACGGTCGAATGTTTGGGGTTCATATTAATTATGTATATGAGCACAAAAAACTGGGTACTGCTGGAAGTGTAAAAAACGCTGAACATTTGCTTGGTAATGAACCATTTATTGTGCTCAGCGGAGACCATGTTCTGAACCTGAACCTGCGTGAAATGTTTAGATTCCATGAAACAACAGGCGACTCAATGATAACTATAGGACTGCTTTCTATCGACGACCCGCGAGAATTTGGTATCGCAGATATGGATGTCAACAACAAGGTTCACAGATTTCTGGAAAAACCCGATTCCGGGGAGATATTCAGTAACCTCGCAAGTACAGGTATTTATGTATGTGACCCTGAAATTTTTAACTACATACCTGAAGATACCCAATACGATTTTGCCAAAGATGTATTCCCCAAACTCATGTCATCAGGTAAGGATATAAGTGGATTCCTTGTTTACGGTGAATGGACTGATGTAGGAAACCCTGCTGCCTATAGGGCAGCTCAGCGCTGGATGCTTGCTTCTTTAACCGGTACATCAATTATGGGACGCTTTAACACAAAAAATGCACGCATAAGTGGACCATTAAAAATTGATAACAATGTTACTATAGGTTCAAATTCATCTCTTGTGGGACCCATTGTCATAGGTGAAAATACAGAGATAGGAGACAACGTTCTTATTAGCCCCTATACTGTAATTGGTTCAAATTGTGTTATCGAAAACAATGCCAGGATTTTCTCATCCTATATCTTCAATAATGTTAAAATAGGTCAAAATACAAATGCGTCAGGTGCAGTAATCGACAACGATGTTAGTGTTGGTCAAAATACAAGTCTTGAAAACGGTACTGTATTGGGGGCAAAGGTTACTATCGGTGATAACGCAACAATTCACTCAAATGTTAAAATATGGCCAGAAATAGATGTTAGTGATTCCGAAAATGTAACAACCAGTTTAATCAATCCGGAATACCACGAAAGTTAA
- a CDS encoding MarC family protein has product MDYVGIFVFAFVSIFVIVDPLAAVVTFISLTNKMDDKTKNMVAKRAVLLACVIALAFALTGNFVLNIFGIGVDSLRIAGGILLFTVALDMMHAKISRESITKNEISEYIDREDVWIFPIALPLLTGPGAITTVIVLMGNSDTILNKLVVILAIIATFIITLYVFIFSRRLYKIMGYTGMLVFTRIMGLLLAAISIEFITTGILNMFQNYGP; this is encoded by the coding sequence ATGGACTATGTGGGGATTTTTGTTTTTGCATTTGTATCTATATTTGTTATTGTAGACCCTCTTGCAGCGGTTGTAACCTTCATCTCATTGACAAATAAAATGGATGATAAAACAAAAAATATGGTAGCAAAACGTGCAGTTCTGCTTGCGTGTGTTATTGCTCTGGCTTTTGCTCTAACCGGTAATTTTGTTCTAAATATTTTCGGAATCGGTGTTGATTCTCTACGAATAGCAGGTGGAATCTTACTTTTTACAGTTGCACTGGATATGATGCATGCTAAAATATCAAGAGAAAGTATAACAAAAAACGAAATCTCAGAATATATAGACAGAGAAGATGTTTGGATATTCCCAATTGCGCTTCCTCTTCTAACCGGACCGGGGGCAATCACAACAGTAATTGTCCTTATGGGCAATTCTGATACAATCTTGAATAAATTAGTAGTTATTCTGGCAATCATTGCTACCTTTATAATAACACTTTATGTATTCATTTTTTCAAGACGTCTCTACAAAATTATGGGATATACTGGAATGCTGGTTTTTACAAGAATCATGGGACTGTTATTGGCAGCTATATCAATAGAGTTTATTACTACTGGCATATTAAATATGTTCCAGAATTATGGACCTTAA
- the hmgA gene encoding hydroxymethylglutaryl-CoA reductase (NADPH), whose protein sequence is MEQENETRMEEDELFEKIKSGEVSLRKIEKYTDANTAVKLRRQAVEEMSDISFKNIQNHNIDAEEVARKNIENMIGAVQIPLGVAGPLKVNGEYADGDYHIPLATTEGALVASINRGCSVITRSDGANVRIFQDVMTRAPAFKVENVARAQEFVEWIKKPDTIKHMQDKISDITSHGELVDVDPYVLGNTVYLRFSYDTKDAMGMNMVTIATNTLVDLIEDEFGADPISLSGNMCTDKKPAAINSIQGRGKTVVAETEIPKKVIEDRLKSTPEEMAEVNYRKNLLGSARAGSLGYNAHAANVIAAMNIACGQDTAHVVEGSNTITTMEVTKYGDLYCSVTLPSLLVGTVGGGTGIGTQKDCLDLLGVAGSGHPPGSNAKKLAEIIASSVLAGEISLIGAQAAGHLARAHAELGRGGF, encoded by the coding sequence ATGGAACAGGAAAATGAAACCAGAATGGAAGAAGATGAATTGTTTGAAAAAATAAAATCAGGGGAAGTGTCACTCCGAAAAATTGAGAAATATACCGATGCAAATACAGCTGTTAAACTGCGAAGACAGGCAGTGGAAGAAATGTCAGATATCTCATTTAAAAATATTCAGAATCATAATATCGATGCTGAAGAAGTGGCAAGGAAAAACATCGAGAATATGATAGGTGCAGTACAGATTCCTCTTGGGGTTGCTGGACCATTAAAAGTTAATGGTGAATATGCGGATGGAGATTATCACATCCCCCTTGCAACTACTGAAGGTGCACTGGTTGCAAGTATTAATAGAGGATGCTCAGTAATAACCCGTTCAGATGGTGCAAATGTTAGAATATTCCAGGATGTGATGACCAGAGCTCCTGCGTTTAAAGTAGAAAATGTAGCAAGAGCACAGGAATTTGTAGAGTGGATAAAAAAACCAGATACAATCAAACATATGCAAGATAAGATAAGTGATATCACAAGCCACGGTGAACTTGTTGATGTTGACCCTTATGTACTGGGCAATACTGTGTATCTGAGATTTTCCTATGATACAAAAGATGCTATGGGCATGAACATGGTCACAATAGCCACAAACACCCTTGTCGACCTTATAGAAGATGAATTTGGTGCTGATCCGATATCCCTTTCAGGCAATATGTGCACCGATAAAAAACCAGCCGCTATCAATAGCATACAGGGTAGAGGTAAAACTGTAGTTGCAGAAACTGAAATTCCGAAAAAGGTAATAGAAGACCGGTTAAAATCCACACCTGAAGAAATGGCAGAAGTAAACTACAGAAAGAACCTATTGGGTTCAGCACGTGCTGGTTCGCTTGGATACAATGCACATGCTGCAAATGTAATCGCTGCTATGAATATAGCATGTGGCCAGGATACTGCACATGTAGTGGAAGGTAGCAACACAATCACTACAATGGAAGTAACCAAATATGGGGACTTATATTGTTCAGTAACACTTCCATCCCTGCTAGTAGGCACTGTTGGCGGTGGAACAGGTATCGGAACACAGAAAGACTGCCTCGACCTGCTTGGTGTAGCTGGTTCAGGCCATCCCCCAGGTTCAAATGCTAAGAAATTGGCAGAAATAATTGCATCTTCTGTTCTTGCCGGTGAAATTTCACTTATAGGAGCACAGGCTGCTGGACATCTGGCACGAGCACACGCAGAACTTGGACGTGGCGGTTTCTAA
- a CDS encoding FKBP-type peptidyl-prolyl cis-trans isomerase, whose product MSLKKLVLILLIGSVVLFSGCAGMNDNTNGNDTTGTGENVVENGDIVTLDYTLMYENGTVVETSVDDIAEENDNIEQSREPLEFEVGSQQMIAGINEGVLGMSEGEQKTLTLPPEEAFGPYREDLVQSMTIEEYQNATNSNTTPEQGEQIMTQMGPITVSDVNETHITLDANSPFAGKTVVFDITINSIKKDENTQNNGEPPEQ is encoded by the coding sequence ATGAGTTTGAAAAAATTAGTTCTGATATTGTTAATTGGTAGTGTTGTTCTGTTTAGTGGATGTGCAGGAATGAATGACAACACAAATGGAAATGACACTACAGGTACAGGGGAAAATGTAGTCGAAAATGGAGATATTGTAACATTGGATTATACACTAATGTATGAAAATGGTACAGTTGTTGAAACCTCTGTAGATGACATCGCTGAAGAAAATGATAACATCGAACAATCAAGGGAACCGTTAGAATTTGAAGTTGGTTCTCAACAAATGATAGCAGGCATCAATGAAGGCGTTCTTGGTATGAGTGAAGGTGAGCAAAAAACCTTAACATTGCCTCCAGAGGAAGCTTTTGGACCCTATCGAGAAGATTTGGTTCAATCAATGACTATTGAAGAATACCAAAATGCCACAAATTCAAACACAACTCCTGAACAAGGAGAACAAATAATGACACAAATGGGTCCAATAACTGTTAGTGATGTTAATGAAACTCACATAACACTTGATGCCAATTCTCCGTTTGCCGGTAAAACTGTAGTATTTGATATAACAATAAACTCTATTAAAAAAGATGAAAATACACAGAATAACGGAGAACCACCGGAACAATAA
- a CDS encoding peroxiredoxin: protein MDESNTQEQTSLPLIGDDAPKFTVNTTQGKINFPDDYNGKWVILFSHPADFTPVCTTEFMTFANMQEEFRELNTELIGLSIDSNFSHIAWLRTIKEKMEYKGMKNVRVGFPVIEDLKMEVAKKYGMIQPNASTTQAVRATFIIDPHAKIRAILYYPQSTGRNMDEIKRMIIAMQKTDKEHIATPANWNPGEDVIIPPAGDYDTAEQRAESTEEGTYCLDWFICFKKESGK from the coding sequence ATGGACGAATCAAATACACAAGAACAGACGAGTCTACCTCTTATAGGTGACGATGCTCCTAAATTTACAGTAAACACTACACAGGGTAAAATCAACTTTCCTGATGATTATAATGGAAAGTGGGTGATATTATTCAGCCATCCTGCTGATTTCACTCCTGTATGTACTACAGAATTTATGACTTTTGCTAACATGCAGGAAGAATTCAGAGAATTGAACACGGAACTGATAGGACTTTCTATAGACAGCAATTTTTCACATATTGCATGGTTGAGAACTATAAAAGAAAAGATGGAATACAAAGGCATGAAAAATGTCAGAGTTGGTTTTCCAGTTATTGAAGACCTGAAAATGGAAGTAGCCAAAAAATACGGCATGATCCAGCCCAACGCCTCTACTACACAGGCAGTTAGAGCTACTTTTATAATCGACCCGCATGCAAAAATCAGGGCAATACTGTATTATCCACAATCAACCGGTAGAAACATGGACGAGATAAAGAGAATGATTATCGCCATGCAAAAAACCGATAAGGAACATATTGCAACACCTGCAAACTGGAATCCGGGTGAGGATGTGATAATACCACCTGCTGGAGATTATGATACTGCGGAACAGCGAGCTGAATCAACAGAGGAAGGAACGTACTGCCTCGACTGGTTCATATGCTTTAAAAAAGAATCTGGTAAGTAA
- the corA gene encoding magnesium/cobalt transporter CorA — protein sequence MRYISRKKSKDVGLPPGSLVYQGEKRSEDVKITVIDYSEKSVQEMVTKNVEDCFPFKDQPSVTWINIDGLHKVDIIEKIGEHFDLHPLVLEDILNISQRPKTEDFENYIYTVLKMFTYNKQENETNIEQVSIVIGSNFVISFQEKEGDIFDPVRDRIRFNKGHIRKMKSDYLAYSLIDTVVDNYFIVLEEIGEQIESVEDELSKNPDPEPETLQTIHGLKRDVLFLRKSIWPLREVINTLNRNESRLIYKTTQLFLKDVYDHVIQTIETLDTYREMLTSMLDLYLSSINNRMNEVMKVLTIIATVFIPLTFIAGIYGMNFEYMPELYWKWSYPILWMIMVSASLFMFAYFKKKKWL from the coding sequence ATGAGGTATATTTCAAGGAAAAAGTCAAAAGATGTGGGGTTGCCGCCGGGAAGCCTTGTCTATCAGGGTGAAAAAAGATCTGAAGATGTAAAAATTACTGTAATAGATTATAGTGAAAAAAGTGTGCAGGAAATGGTTACAAAAAATGTAGAGGATTGTTTTCCTTTTAAAGATCAGCCTTCTGTAACATGGATTAATATTGATGGTCTGCACAAAGTGGACATAATAGAAAAAATTGGAGAACATTTTGATTTGCATCCGTTAGTTCTGGAAGATATCCTAAATATTAGCCAGCGTCCAAAAACGGAAGATTTTGAAAATTATATCTATACAGTATTAAAGATGTTTACGTATAATAAACAGGAAAATGAAACCAACATTGAACAGGTTAGTATAGTAATTGGCTCTAATTTTGTTATATCATTTCAGGAAAAAGAGGGAGACATTTTTGACCCTGTAAGGGACAGAATCAGGTTTAACAAAGGTCATATCAGGAAAATGAAATCTGATTACCTTGCGTATTCCTTGATAGATACGGTTGTGGATAACTATTTTATAGTACTGGAGGAAATCGGTGAGCAAATAGAATCAGTAGAAGATGAATTATCCAAAAACCCCGATCCAGAACCAGAAACCCTGCAAACAATTCATGGTTTAAAACGGGATGTTCTTTTTCTGCGTAAGAGTATCTGGCCTTTAAGAGAAGTTATAAACACCCTTAATAGAAATGAATCCAGACTTATCTACAAAACCACTCAATTATTTTTAAAGGACGTTTATGACCACGTGATTCAGACTATAGAAACACTTGACACTTATAGAGAAATGCTGACAAGTATGCTTGACCTTTATCTATCAAGCATCAACAATAGAATGAATGAAGTTATGAAGGTATTGACTATTATTGCCACCGTATTCATACCTCTTACATTTATAGCGGGTATTTATGGTATGAATTTTGAATACATGCCGGAACTATATTGGAAATGGAGTTACCCGATATTATGGATGATTATGGTTTCAGCAAGTCTGTTTATGTTTGCTTATTTTAAAAAGAAAAAATGGTTGTAA